Proteins from one Bos indicus x Bos taurus breed Angus x Brahman F1 hybrid chromosome 19, Bos_hybrid_MaternalHap_v2.0, whole genome shotgun sequence genomic window:
- the ARL17A gene encoding ADP-ribosylation factor-like 17-like: MGNVFEKLFKSLFGKKEMRILMVGLDAAGKTTILYKLKLGEIVTTIPTIGFNVETVEYKNISFTVWDVGGQDKIRPLWRHYFQNTQGLIFVVDSNDRERVNEAREELTRMLAEDELRDAVLLVFVNKQDLPNAMNAAEITDKLGLHSLRQRNWYIQATCATSGDGLYEGLDWLSNQLKNQK, translated from the exons ATGGGGAACGTTtttgaaaaattgtttaaaagtcTCTTTGGGAAAAAGGAGATGCGGATTCTTATGGTGGGCTTGGATGCCGCTGGAAAAACCACCATCTTGTACAAACTGAAGCTGGGAGAGATTGTGACTACCATCCCCACGATAG GTTTCAACGTGGAGACAGTAGAATATAAAAACATCAGCTTCACAGTCTGGGATGTCGGTGGCCAGGACAAAATCAGACCTCTGTGGCGACATTATTTCCAGAACACACAAG GTCTGATTTTCGTGGTCGACAGTAATGACAGAGAGCGGGTCAATGAAGCCCGAGAAGAACTAACCAGAATGTTAGCTGAAGACGAGCTCAGAGATGCGGTCTTATTGGTGTTTGTAAATAAACAG gatcttcccaatgctATGAACGCAGCAGAGATAACAGACAAGCTTGGCTTACATTCCCTCCGCCAGAGAAACTGGTACATTCAGGCTACTTGCGCCACCAGTGGAGATGGGCTTTATGAAGGCCTGGACTGGCTCTCCAACCAGCTCAAAAACCAGAAGTGA